One window of Agrobacterium tumefaciens genomic DNA carries:
- a CDS encoding Na/Pi cotransporter family protein — protein sequence MESTIVLINLCGAVALLLFGLAQVKDGASRALGARLRTGLASGTKSSARSFLSGFVATVALQSSTATALMVSSFVERELIKPRMAQVVLLGANVGTAVTAWIVATGIEWVSPALLFVGIILYRGGSTSRQGAGTALLGIALMLLSLHLLSNATEPLRHSPALAAFIGLLENAWPVAMIFSAAIAFASSSSLAAVVLILSLTSTGILSGGLVVALVLGANFGGAIPPVIASLSASAAARRVTLGNLIVRAIGCLLILPVADILASWLSMLPVPASKLPVDAHLALNIGLALLAMPFSRLLARWMGVLIPASEQADNTPKFLDPDELSTPVVALTSAAREVLGVGDLIERMLLRVSDAFQQNNAARLKDIAQLERQVDRLQQEVKVYLSKLGRTGLSEDEGRRSIVIIDYAINLEHIGDIVEKGLLPEVTKKIAHGLKFSDDGFSELTQLFQLTVDNLRIAQTILITRDINLARQLMERKVEVRHMEKQSSERHLERLRDGRTDSLQTSSLHLDILRDLKRINAHIVSVAHPIMDEQGLLGESRLIAGGSAD from the coding sequence TTGGAATCGACAATCGTTCTCATAAATCTCTGCGGCGCCGTCGCGTTGCTGCTGTTCGGCCTGGCCCAGGTGAAGGACGGAGCCTCCCGTGCGCTTGGGGCCAGATTGCGAACGGGCCTCGCCTCCGGCACGAAAAGCAGCGCCCGGTCGTTTCTATCAGGGTTCGTCGCCACAGTCGCGCTTCAGAGTTCTACAGCGACGGCGCTGATGGTCTCCTCGTTTGTGGAACGAGAGCTTATCAAGCCTCGCATGGCGCAGGTCGTCCTCCTCGGCGCCAATGTCGGAACGGCGGTCACCGCCTGGATCGTCGCAACGGGCATCGAATGGGTGTCCCCTGCCCTACTCTTCGTCGGCATCATTCTCTATCGAGGCGGTTCGACCTCCAGGCAGGGCGCCGGAACAGCGCTGCTCGGTATCGCGCTGATGCTGCTGTCACTACACCTACTCAGCAACGCGACCGAGCCGCTTCGCCATTCGCCGGCGCTCGCAGCGTTTATCGGCCTGCTTGAAAACGCCTGGCCGGTCGCGATGATCTTTTCCGCGGCCATCGCATTTGCTTCATCTTCAAGCTTGGCTGCGGTCGTTCTGATTTTGTCGTTGACCTCCACCGGAATCCTCTCTGGCGGGCTTGTCGTAGCGCTGGTTCTTGGAGCCAATTTCGGTGGCGCAATACCTCCGGTGATCGCGTCGTTATCAGCATCGGCGGCGGCCAGGCGGGTCACACTAGGCAATCTGATTGTCCGGGCAATCGGCTGCCTGCTGATCCTGCCAGTGGCCGATATTTTGGCCAGCTGGCTTTCGATGTTGCCGGTCCCAGCGTCCAAACTTCCCGTGGACGCGCATCTCGCGTTAAATATCGGCCTGGCTCTCCTGGCCATGCCGTTTTCCCGCCTTCTTGCACGGTGGATGGGGGTCCTCATCCCCGCGTCCGAACAGGCTGACAACACACCGAAATTCCTCGATCCGGATGAGCTATCAACACCAGTCGTAGCACTGACGAGTGCTGCACGCGAAGTGCTTGGCGTTGGAGACCTGATCGAAAGAATGCTCTTGAGAGTGTCGGACGCGTTCCAGCAGAACAATGCCGCGAGATTGAAGGATATTGCGCAGCTTGAGCGCCAGGTCGACCGGTTACAGCAGGAGGTCAAGGTCTACTTATCGAAACTCGGCCGTACTGGACTGTCGGAAGACGAAGGCCGACGCTCGATCGTCATCATCGACTACGCCATCAACCTCGAACATATCGGGGATATTGTCGAGAAAGGTCTGCTGCCCGAGGTCACGAAGAAGATCGCCCACGGTTTGAAATTCTCTGATGACGGCTTCTCCGAACTAACACAACTCTTCCAGCTCACCGTCGATAATCTCCGGATCGCACAAACAATCCTTATCACCCGGGACATCAATCTCGCGCGTCAGCTCATGGAGCGGAAAGTCGAAGTCCGGCACATGGAAAAACAGTCTTCCGAGCGCCACCTGGAACGTCTGCGCGACGGGCGCACCGACAGCCTTCAAACCAGCTCGCTTCACCTCGACATCTTGCGTGATCTCAAGCGGATCAACGCGCATATCGTCTCGGTTGCTCACCCGATCATGGACGAGCAAGGATTACTGGGCGAGAGCCGTCTCATCGCGGGCGGCTCTGCAGACTGA
- a CDS encoding DeoR/GlpR transcriptional regulator, with translation MVFNSTQDRQAKIVELLRDEQFLAIGRLTEHFQISVATARRDLSELHEAGLLRRTHGGAVSVTQVTQDKPNAARAVWNRAEKAAIAGVVAGMIVEGDTVLLDAGTTALEVAKKLADRRNLTFISNGLDIVEELTRGEGKSIYSVGGEYTETNRSFRGPLAEQFIRQFNVDKLILNAASIDVDRGLICTSSPVNASVARAMIEVSSRVIVVADHSKFTKSSLSVTARIEDVGVIVTDSGTRTIIETIPEKLRKKFVVAN, from the coding sequence TTGGTGTTCAACTCGACTCAGGACCGCCAGGCGAAAATCGTTGAGCTTTTGCGCGATGAGCAGTTTTTGGCTATCGGCAGATTGACGGAGCACTTCCAGATTTCGGTGGCCACCGCGAGGCGCGACTTGAGCGAACTCCACGAGGCCGGACTCTTGCGTCGAACTCACGGCGGTGCGGTCAGCGTCACGCAGGTTACACAGGACAAGCCGAACGCTGCCCGCGCCGTCTGGAATCGGGCGGAGAAGGCGGCCATAGCCGGAGTCGTTGCCGGTATGATCGTCGAGGGTGACACGGTTCTTCTGGACGCCGGTACAACTGCGCTGGAAGTTGCCAAGAAGCTCGCTGACCGCAGAAACCTCACCTTCATCTCGAATGGTCTCGACATTGTCGAGGAATTGACGAGAGGGGAGGGCAAAAGCATTTATTCGGTCGGGGGCGAGTATACCGAAACGAACCGCTCCTTCCGCGGCCCTTTGGCGGAGCAGTTTATCCGCCAGTTCAATGTCGACAAACTCATTCTCAACGCGGCGTCGATCGATGTTGATCGCGGATTGATCTGTACGTCGTCGCCCGTGAACGCGAGTGTCGCTCGCGCCATGATCGAAGTTTCGAGCCGCGTGATCGTCGTCGCGGATCATTCGAAATTCACAAAATCGAGCCTCTCGGTGACGGCCAGGATCGAGGATGTCGGTGTGATCGTCACCGACTCTGGAACCCGAACCATCATTGAGACAATACCGGAAAAGCTGCGGAAGAAGTTCGTTGTTGCGAACTAG
- a CDS encoding ABC transporter substrate-binding protein produces the protein MLKTNRRNFMMGTAAIAVASTAGAKFTFAQERRALRLGVNGLPNSLEPVNAISNVGPRIVNQIFDTLIARDFFAKGAPGNAIDLVPALAESWERIDEKSVRFKLRQKVMFHDGVELTADDVAYTFSSERLWGPEAIKKIPLGKSYSLDFDEPVVEDKYTVTLRTKTPSYLIETFVASWMSRIVPKEYYKKLGAVDFGNKPVGTGPYKFVEFVAGDRVVLEANDAYWGPKPTASKITYQIVAEPATRVAGLISGEYDIITTLTPDDIQLINSYPDLETRGTLIENFHMFTFNMNQEVFKDKKLRRALALAVNRPIMVEALWKKQASIPHGFNFPNYGETFDPNRPAMEYNVEEAKRLVTESGYDGTPITYRTMGNYYANAVPALMMMVEMWKEIGVTVVPEIFAPGTTVPDNQSWMRNWSNGQWMTDAYATIVPEFGPNGQVQKRWGWQAPAEFNELCEKVTVLPNGKERFDAYSRMRDIFEAEAPAVILYQPYDVYAARKDVHWTPVSFEMMEFRNNLSFA, from the coding sequence ATGCTTAAGACCAATCGCAGGAATTTTATGATGGGCACCGCGGCGATAGCGGTCGCTTCAACTGCCGGTGCGAAGTTCACCTTCGCGCAAGAACGCCGGGCGCTTCGCCTGGGTGTGAACGGATTGCCGAACTCGCTGGAGCCGGTCAATGCAATCAGCAATGTCGGCCCGCGTATCGTCAACCAGATATTCGACACGCTGATAGCGCGCGATTTTTTCGCGAAGGGAGCTCCCGGCAATGCCATCGACCTCGTTCCGGCACTTGCCGAGAGCTGGGAGCGCATCGATGAGAAATCGGTTCGCTTCAAGCTGCGGCAGAAGGTCATGTTCCACGATGGTGTTGAACTGACCGCGGACGATGTCGCATACACCTTTTCTTCCGAACGCCTTTGGGGTCCCGAAGCGATCAAGAAAATCCCGCTTGGGAAATCCTATTCGCTCGATTTCGATGAGCCCGTGGTCGAGGACAAATACACAGTCACACTTCGCACAAAGACCCCGAGCTATCTCATCGAGACCTTCGTCGCATCCTGGATGAGCCGCATTGTTCCCAAAGAATACTACAAGAAACTGGGAGCAGTAGATTTCGGTAACAAGCCCGTTGGAACAGGCCCGTACAAGTTCGTGGAATTTGTTGCCGGCGACCGTGTGGTGCTGGAAGCCAACGACGCCTACTGGGGTCCAAAGCCGACTGCATCGAAGATCACCTACCAGATCGTCGCAGAGCCAGCCACACGCGTCGCGGGTCTGATCAGCGGTGAATACGATATCATCACTACCCTGACGCCGGACGACATTCAGCTGATAAATAGCTATCCGGACCTCGAAACGCGCGGGACGCTCATCGAAAACTTCCACATGTTCACCTTCAATATGAACCAAGAAGTTTTCAAGGATAAGAAGCTTCGGCGCGCTCTTGCTCTGGCTGTCAACCGGCCAATCATGGTTGAAGCGCTCTGGAAGAAACAAGCATCTATCCCGCATGGCTTCAACTTCCCGAACTATGGCGAAACTTTCGATCCAAATCGGCCCGCCATGGAATACAATGTCGAGGAAGCCAAGCGCCTGGTGACGGAGAGTGGCTACGACGGAACGCCGATCACCTATCGTACGATGGGCAACTACTACGCTAACGCCGTCCCAGCTCTGATGATGATGGTCGAAATGTGGAAGGAAATCGGCGTCACCGTCGTGCCGGAAATTTTCGCGCCGGGCACCACAGTGCCCGACAACCAAAGCTGGATGCGGAACTGGTCCAACGGTCAGTGGATGACGGATGCCTATGCAACCATCGTCCCCGAGTTTGGACCCAATGGCCAGGTCCAGAAGCGGTGGGGCTGGCAAGCGCCGGCCGAATTCAACGAGTTGTGCGAGAAGGTCACGGTGCTGCCGAATGGCAAGGAACGCTTCGACGCCTACAGTCGCATGCGAGACATCTTCGAAGCGGAGGCGCCCGCCGTCATTCTCTACCAGCCCTACGACGTCTACGCCGCCCGCAAGGATGTCCACTGGACGCCCGTAAGCTTCGAAATGATGGAGTTCCGGAACAACCTCAGCTTCGCCTGA
- a CDS encoding ABC transporter ATP-binding protein, which yields MPARALKIIDGISFSLDAGQTLGLVGESGCGKSMTCYAIAKALPRGIAQTGGTVTLSSGPQANGQGKAPSVAMIFQDPTSSLNPVHTIGYYLESALYRHQGLRGSDARLEAMRLLERVGIDRAKSRLRSYPHQFSGGMNQRVMIAHALAAKPQLLIADEPTTALDVTTQAQILYLLEELKAETGMALLIVSHDLGVIARLADRAAVMYCGKIVETAPVTELLRRPAHPYARALIDCMPSIDPADLEPPIPIPGSVPLLDSLPEGCHFHPRCPRASGECSVRFPVPTNIGLVHEASCYHPVVA from the coding sequence GTGCCGGCGCGCGCGCTCAAGATCATCGATGGCATCAGTTTTTCGCTAGACGCGGGTCAAACGCTCGGCCTCGTCGGCGAATCCGGCTGCGGAAAAAGCATGACCTGCTATGCCATTGCCAAAGCGCTGCCGCGCGGCATTGCTCAAACGGGTGGAACGGTAACGTTGAGTTCTGGTCCGCAGGCCAACGGCCAGGGGAAAGCCCCATCGGTCGCCATGATCTTCCAGGATCCGACGAGCAGCCTGAACCCGGTGCATACAATTGGCTACTACCTGGAATCTGCCCTCTACCGGCATCAGGGCCTCAGGGGCAGCGACGCGCGGCTGGAGGCGATGCGGCTTCTTGAGCGCGTCGGTATCGACCGTGCCAAGAGTCGGTTGCGTTCCTATCCGCACCAGTTTTCCGGCGGCATGAACCAGCGCGTCATGATCGCTCATGCGCTTGCGGCCAAGCCCCAGTTGCTGATCGCCGACGAGCCAACCACCGCGCTCGATGTGACGACGCAGGCGCAGATCCTTTATTTGCTGGAAGAATTGAAGGCCGAAACCGGGATGGCACTCCTCATCGTGTCGCACGATCTCGGAGTGATCGCCCGTTTGGCCGACCGCGCAGCGGTGATGTATTGCGGCAAGATCGTCGAGACGGCGCCCGTGACGGAGCTGCTCCGGCGCCCGGCTCATCCCTACGCCCGGGCCCTGATCGACTGTATGCCGAGCATCGATCCCGCGGACCTCGAACCTCCGATCCCTATCCCCGGATCGGTACCCCTTCTCGATAGCCTTCCGGAGGGATGCCATTTCCATCCGCGCTGTCCGCGTGCGAGTGGCGAGTGTTCCGTACGCTTCCCCGTGCCCACAAATATCGGCCTCGTCCATGAGGCTTCCTGTTACCATCCGGTGGTCGCATGA
- a CDS encoding ATP-binding cassette domain-containing protein → MNTPLLQTHDLIKAFSHKTGFFAKPTSQLAVNSISFDLAQRERIGVVGESGSGKSTLGRLLLGLTPPTSGDVLFEGVNHKDRSSKDWTKFRMRTSLVQQNPLSALNPQMTIGQQIAEGLLVHHVAGRASAYERAAAMLERVGLSGAMMTRYPHQMSGGQRQRVVIARALILDPKLVVFDEAVSALDVSVQAQVVALLQSLWQDSDLAYVFITHDLRIVRHLVDRIAVMYLGRVVETGNIRSVYERPRHPYTRALLDSVPTMDPSVRNLPPPLQGEIDASKASEGCVFRTRCPFAIDRCASETPRLREFDCQQVACHRAEDVSPEVCRKEIAQ, encoded by the coding sequence ATGAATACGCCCTTGCTTCAAACCCATGATCTGATCAAGGCCTTTAGCCATAAGACCGGGTTCTTCGCCAAGCCGACGAGCCAGCTTGCGGTCAACTCCATCAGCTTCGACCTCGCGCAGCGGGAACGTATCGGCGTGGTCGGCGAGTCTGGAAGCGGCAAGTCGACCCTTGGTCGGCTCCTTCTCGGCTTGACCCCGCCTACAAGCGGCGATGTCTTGTTCGAGGGCGTGAACCATAAGGACCGCAGCTCTAAAGACTGGACGAAGTTCCGCATGCGCACCTCGCTGGTGCAGCAGAATCCGCTGTCTGCTCTGAACCCTCAGATGACGATTGGACAGCAAATCGCCGAGGGCCTTCTCGTTCATCACGTCGCAGGACGCGCGAGCGCGTATGAGCGCGCAGCCGCAATGCTCGAGCGTGTGGGCCTATCAGGCGCGATGATGACCCGGTACCCGCACCAGATGTCGGGTGGCCAGCGCCAGCGCGTCGTCATCGCCCGTGCTTTGATCCTCGACCCGAAACTGGTCGTTTTCGACGAAGCCGTCTCGGCGCTGGACGTATCCGTCCAGGCTCAGGTTGTGGCGCTCCTTCAGTCGCTTTGGCAAGATTCGGATCTTGCCTACGTGTTTATCACCCACGATCTTCGCATCGTTCGACACCTGGTCGACAGGATCGCCGTCATGTATCTCGGGCGAGTTGTTGAAACCGGCAATATCCGTTCGGTCTACGAACGGCCCCGCCATCCCTATACGAGGGCGCTCCTCGATTCAGTCCCGACGATGGATCCAAGTGTGCGCAACCTGCCGCCACCGCTACAGGGCGAAATCGATGCAAGCAAAGCTTCCGAAGGCTGCGTTTTCCGGACGCGCTGTCCGTTTGCCATCGACAGATGCGCGTCCGAAACGCCGAGGCTTCGCGAATTCGACTGCCAGCAGGTGGCGTGTCATCGCGCCGAAGACGTGTCACCAGAGGTTTGCCGGAAGGAGATCGCACAATGA
- a CDS encoding ABC transporter permease: MIGFIIARALRASVVLFLTVTFVFIVLRLSGDPAQTMLGERATPEVLAVFRADWGLDKPILQQFLIYVANAFQGNFGVSSADGREVFSIIAERIPKTLVLTVSAFILSVLVGIPVGIVAAVRRDSPVDKAVITGAVLGYSVPNFLLGLTLIFVFAVWLRVLPSSGSSTWQHAILPVATFGLFNAATIARFSRSTLIEVLEQPYIAAARADGIPKWEVILRHALPNAAIPMVTMLGFVAGGLLAGSVLIETVFAWPGLGSGFVHATTHGDLNVVQAMILLFTAFMVTINLAVDILYAVLNPKIRLQKK, encoded by the coding sequence ATGATAGGCTTCATTATCGCTCGTGCCCTTCGGGCTTCGGTCGTTCTCTTTCTCACCGTGACTTTTGTCTTCATCGTTCTTCGACTGAGCGGCGATCCGGCGCAGACGATGCTGGGCGAGCGTGCAACGCCGGAGGTGCTGGCAGTGTTTCGCGCCGACTGGGGCCTCGACAAGCCGATCCTCCAGCAGTTCCTGATCTATGTGGCCAATGCGTTCCAAGGAAATTTCGGCGTCTCGTCCGCCGACGGTCGCGAGGTCTTTTCGATCATTGCCGAGCGCATACCGAAGACACTGGTGCTGACGGTATCCGCTTTTATTCTGAGTGTGCTCGTCGGCATACCGGTGGGGATCGTCGCAGCCGTTCGACGCGATAGTCCTGTCGACAAGGCCGTTATAACGGGAGCTGTGCTTGGGTACAGCGTTCCCAACTTTCTCCTTGGTCTCACTCTCATTTTCGTGTTTGCCGTCTGGCTACGTGTCTTGCCGAGCTCTGGCAGTTCTACCTGGCAGCACGCGATTTTGCCCGTCGCAACCTTCGGCCTGTTCAACGCGGCCACAATCGCGCGCTTTTCCCGCTCGACGCTCATCGAGGTGCTTGAGCAGCCGTACATCGCCGCCGCCCGTGCCGATGGGATCCCAAAGTGGGAGGTCATTCTTCGACACGCGCTGCCTAACGCGGCCATCCCGATGGTGACCATGCTGGGCTTTGTCGCAGGCGGTCTGCTGGCTGGTTCGGTGCTCATCGAAACCGTCTTTGCCTGGCCTGGCCTGGGAAGCGGTTTCGTTCATGCAACGACCCACGGCGATCTCAACGTTGTGCAGGCAATGATCCTTCTCTTCACCGCCTTCATGGTCACGATCAACCTGGCCGTCGATATTCTCTACGCAGTCCTCAATCCGAAGATCAGGCTTCAGAAAAAATGA
- a CDS encoding ABC transporter permease, with amino-acid sequence MTHAKTLALPKGQFWNFATRTPISIWLCIIWIAAIVIVGATAQWIAPFDYLQQAPLARFALPGTLPGHLLGTDYLGRDVLSNLFVAIQMTLMIALAGSVICLVIGTSLGFLAAHFGGWVDNLIMGFADAMQSVPFIIVALGVLAFFGSNPLLFVFLAGIYNWWRYARLTRGLVLSANEDGYAEAARIVGVPSWRIYLRHILPNIAGPLVVQLTVNYPELILLESGLSFLGLGIQPPSTSLGLMVADGRNYLAIAWWLAAFPGVVLVFTTLSISLLGDYLRDRLDARLR; translated from the coding sequence ATGACCCACGCTAAGACACTTGCTTTGCCGAAGGGGCAATTCTGGAATTTTGCCACCCGCACTCCGATCAGCATCTGGCTGTGCATAATTTGGATAGCCGCGATCGTAATTGTCGGCGCGACGGCACAATGGATCGCACCCTTCGACTATCTGCAACAGGCACCACTTGCACGCTTCGCGTTACCAGGTACCCTTCCAGGACATCTGCTTGGGACGGACTATCTAGGACGAGACGTGCTCAGCAATCTGTTCGTTGCGATCCAGATGACGCTGATGATCGCACTTGCCGGTTCGGTGATTTGTTTGGTTATCGGCACAAGCCTGGGTTTCCTGGCTGCGCATTTTGGTGGCTGGGTCGATAACCTCATTATGGGCTTTGCCGATGCCATGCAGTCCGTGCCCTTCATCATCGTGGCACTTGGCGTCCTTGCGTTTTTCGGCTCGAACCCGCTGTTGTTTGTCTTTCTCGCGGGGATCTACAACTGGTGGCGCTATGCGCGCCTGACACGCGGCCTTGTCCTGAGTGCCAACGAGGACGGATATGCCGAGGCGGCGCGGATCGTCGGCGTTCCATCATGGCGCATCTACTTGCGTCACATACTTCCAAACATTGCAGGTCCGCTCGTCGTTCAGCTCACCGTGAACTATCCGGAGCTCATTCTGCTCGAGAGCGGACTGAGCTTCCTCGGGCTCGGCATCCAACCGCCGTCAACTAGCCTCGGGCTTATGGTTGCGGACGGGCGAAATTACCTCGCAATCGCCTGGTGGCTCGCAGCCTTCCCGGGGGTAGTCCTTGTGTTCACAACCCTCTCCATAAGCCTGCTTGGCGACTATTTGCGCGATCGTCTCGACGCGCGGCTCCGATAA
- a CDS encoding phosphodiesterase: MNPLRMTPQTIRLGGHRGHSAGAPENTLAAFRKAFEFGGRDVTCETDLGITRDGELVLIHDKTVDRTTNGHGLVQNMTYSELSKLDAGSWFSSEFVGERVPLLKDALQLARELGIIYQLELKIYDANDVFFPKLRTLIDELGCADLLQFSSFDYVQLKAVKEAIPEVPTVGLMHSRLIDPAALARQANLDAMNIEIYHFASGEARQLHNEGFAAFCYLPTGYHEKLAQYGVDVETQLVQWVREGQLDQLLGDDVAQVARLKDRANG, translated from the coding sequence ATGAATCCGCTCAGAATGACTCCACAGACGATCCGTCTGGGAGGACACCGAGGTCATAGTGCCGGCGCCCCGGAGAACACTCTCGCGGCGTTCAGGAAGGCGTTCGAATTTGGTGGCCGCGACGTCACTTGTGAAACCGATCTAGGAATTACCCGCGACGGCGAACTTGTCCTGATTCACGACAAGACGGTTGACCGCACCACCAACGGCCACGGTCTGGTGCAGAACATGACGTATTCCGAACTGTCCAAGCTCGATGCCGGAAGTTGGTTCAGTTCGGAGTTTGTCGGAGAGCGTGTGCCGCTACTTAAGGACGCGCTTCAGCTCGCCCGTGAGCTTGGCATTATCTATCAGCTTGAACTGAAGATCTACGACGCGAACGACGTCTTCTTCCCAAAGTTGAGGACGCTCATCGATGAATTGGGCTGTGCGGATCTCCTCCAGTTCTCTTCCTTCGACTACGTTCAGCTGAAGGCCGTCAAGGAAGCAATTCCCGAGGTACCGACCGTTGGCCTGATGCATTCGCGCCTCATCGATCCAGCCGCCCTTGCCCGTCAGGCCAATCTCGATGCCATGAACATCGAGATCTACCATTTCGCCAGCGGTGAAGCCCGCCAACTCCACAACGAGGGATTTGCCGCTTTTTGCTACCTACCGACGGGGTACCATGAAAAACTCGCGCAGTACGGCGTGGACGTGGAAACGCAGCTCGTTCAGTGGGTTCGTGAAGGTCAGTTGGATCAGTTGCTCGGAGACGACGTCGCACAGGTCGCCAGGCTCAAGGACCGTGCAAATGGCTGA
- a CDS encoding inositol monophosphatase, with product MADRDTSTSHAGETASIVEEIARKAGDLALAHFRSLSSLSVETKGHLDLVTKADKEVETFLIAQLREAFPADGIFGEEGGEIKGRSGRIWVIDPIDGTFNFVRGGQNWAISIGLYENKRPTFGVIFAPVRNLMFVGGKTVETKLNGMAVKPLPPLDMSRASTGFSYHPSASTADRLEVIRYISDDLNISFRFCGAATLSMVEVAMGETDGYVSLGDSTWDVMAALPILSNLGVADTIDWDRTDLSAKLRFACGSHDFLEKVKPLLDKVALAA from the coding sequence ATGGCTGATCGGGACACATCGACATCTCACGCAGGAGAAACAGCTTCGATTGTGGAAGAGATCGCGCGCAAGGCAGGCGACCTTGCCCTCGCTCATTTCCGCTCCCTATCGAGCCTGTCGGTCGAGACCAAGGGACATCTCGATCTTGTGACGAAGGCGGACAAGGAGGTCGAAACATTTCTTATCGCGCAGTTGCGGGAGGCGTTTCCCGCAGACGGCATATTTGGAGAAGAAGGGGGCGAAATCAAAGGGCGTTCAGGTCGTATCTGGGTGATCGATCCGATTGATGGGACATTCAATTTCGTCCGCGGCGGTCAGAACTGGGCAATTTCCATCGGTCTCTATGAAAACAAGCGTCCTACATTCGGGGTTATCTTCGCTCCAGTCCGAAACCTGATGTTTGTTGGAGGGAAAACGGTGGAGACGAAGCTCAACGGCATGGCGGTCAAGCCACTTCCGCCGCTCGATATGTCGCGTGCATCGACCGGGTTCAGCTACCATCCTTCGGCTTCGACAGCGGACAGGCTCGAAGTCATCCGTTATATCTCGGATGATCTCAATATCAGCTTCCGTTTCTGCGGCGCTGCGACACTCTCGATGGTCGAGGTGGCCATGGGCGAGACAGATGGCTACGTTTCATTGGGAGACTCGACGTGGGACGTTATGGCAGCGTTGCCTATTTTGAGCAATCTGGGTGTTGCGGATACGATCGACTGGGACAGGACCGACTTGTCGGCCAAACTCCGGTTTGCTTGTGGCAGCCACGACTTCCTGGAGAAGGTGAAGCCGTTGCTCGATAAAGTGGCGCTGGCCGCATAA
- a CDS encoding NUDIX hydrolase: MRRASDNNGHRSPLVDADQCGAICVRSTSLVNSEMEALLITSRETGRWVIPKGWSEGRKKLHRVAREEAWEEAGVRGRVCKNPYGHYRYDKKVSHDEFIPCLVQVHLLTVSTLKDDFPEKGQRQIRWFSPEEASGLVIEPELKQLLLKLRQQ, translated from the coding sequence ATGCGGCGCGCCTCTGACAATAACGGTCACAGATCGCCACTGGTCGACGCGGACCAATGCGGCGCGATTTGCGTACGCTCGACAAGCCTTGTTAACAGCGAGATGGAAGCGCTTCTGATCACCAGCCGCGAAACTGGCCGCTGGGTAATCCCCAAGGGCTGGTCGGAGGGCAGGAAAAAGCTTCATCGAGTCGCACGGGAGGAAGCTTGGGAAGAAGCCGGCGTGCGGGGAAGAGTCTGCAAAAACCCGTATGGTCACTACCGATATGACAAGAAGGTATCACATGACGAATTCATCCCTTGTCTGGTTCAGGTTCACCTGCTGACCGTATCGACCCTGAAGGATGATTTCCCCGAGAAAGGACAACGCCAGATCAGGTGGTTTTCTCCGGAGGAAGCTTCTGGATTGGTTATCGAGCCGGAGCTCAAACAACTGCTTTTAAAGCTGCGACAGCAGTGA